From the Myripristis murdjan chromosome 14, fMyrMur1.1, whole genome shotgun sequence genome, one window contains:
- the LOC115371553 gene encoding heat shock protein beta-11-like, with amino-acid sequence MLCPSAFQPSTINMRPYVDLHWPVRSLWPETTPLFYHMEQEMIRHMQEMRQNMEYMERLHQKIFDEIDQSMSSSAVFKPITFQVGQESGTFALTLDTKEFAPEELSVKQVGRKLRVSGKTEKKQEDGKGSYSYRCQEFRQEFDVPDGVDPEAVTCSLAGGQLQIQAPRESVSDGKERVIPISFTPAPAITSPQTDSTGSEGSRAASNASAETPTKSE; translated from the coding sequence ATGCTGTGTCCCAGTGCGTTCCAGCCCTCCACCATCAATATGAGGCCCTACGTGGACCTGCACTGGCCTGTCCGCAGCCTGTGGCCCGAGACCACACCTCTGTTCTACCACATGGAGCAGGAGATGATCAGACACATGCAGGAGATGAGACAGAACATGGAGTACATGGAGAGACTACACCAGAAGATCTTTGACGAAATCGATCAGTCAATGTCCTCTTCGGCTGTCTTTAAACCAATCACCTTTCAGGTCGGGCAGGAAAGCGGCACATTTGCCCTGACCCTGGACACGAAGGAGTTTGCCCCCGAGGAGCTGTCTGTCAAACAGGTGGGCAGGAAACTGAGGGTCAGCGGGAAGACGGAaaagaagcaggaggacgggAAAGGTTCCTACTCCTACAGGTGTCAAGAGTTCAGGCAGGAGTTCGACGTGCCAGATGGGGTGGACCCTGAGGCTGTCACCTGCTCCCTGGCAGGGGGGCAGCTCCAGATCCAGGCACCCAGGGAGAGCGTGTCAGACGGGAAGGAAAGAGTCATCCCCATCAGCTTCACCCCGGCCCCAGCCATCACCTCTCCTCAGACAGACAGCACTGGGTCGGAGGGAAGCCGCGCTGCTAGCAACGCCTCAGCAGAGACGCCAACCAAATCAGAGTGA